In Phosphitispora fastidiosa, the following are encoded in one genomic region:
- the minE gene encoding cell division topological specificity factor MinE codes for MLDFLLRVFGKDTSSSKNVAKERLRLVLVHDRADMSPQLIEDLKEDLIKVISNYMEIDENALEVNLDSSNNTVALVANIPVLRMKRTSNRKEKIG; via the coding sequence TTGCTGGATTTTCTATTACGGGTGTTCGGGAAAGATACCAGTTCAAGTAAAAATGTTGCTAAGGAACGGCTGCGTCTGGTGTTGGTTCATGATCGAGCAGATATGTCTCCTCAGCTGATTGAGGACTTGAAGGAAGATCTGATAAAGGTCATTTCCAATTATATGGAGATTGATGAAAATGCTCTCGAGGTTAATCTGGATAGCTCCAATAATACAGTGGCTCTGGTAGCCAATATTCCTGTCCTGAGGATGAAGAGGACATCCAACCGGAAGGAAAAGATTGGTTAA
- a CDS encoding penicillin-binding protein 2, which produces MTEKILVKKLKVFLALVTIIFAVLISRIAYVQLVQTERFTTLSEQNRIRPVTIPAKRGEVFDSTGKVILAKDRPVYSVSVSWLGIQDQDLDKVAATLASILAIDENEIKEKIKDPGIRKFEPIRIAKDVPLEVVTKIEENRADLPGVEIAVEPMREYVYQDFMPHILGYVREITEKQLERHKDDGYSMGDRYGQAGLENMYEEFLRGQDGNLLVEVDKSQHPVRELAKEQPIPGNNLVLNIDYRLQKTAEESMDRTMASLQQNGYPDARAGAVVMVDVNSGKVLAMASKPGFDPNLFNGKITPEQSEALFGGKETNPFPAFNNRAMMGYPPGSTFKMITAAAVLESGKATIHDTYFDPGSVRLFGRSYGCWKPSGHGTVNLVKAIQTSCNVYFYQMGLRAGVENLTKYVREFGLGQKTGIDLPNEASGLIPSKEWKRELNEPSLQKKYEEMYQEIEDKYAEKIGNAKSESEKKRLLRQKENELKWKKKEYDNEAHWSVEWREYETIIMSIGQGYNLYTPLQLANYVAAIANGGIRYQPYLVDSVVDYKGDIVKKYDKKEVGKVDVSPETLAAIRRGMRAVAEPGGTAYGIFREFPVEVAGKTGSAQTGKDKNGKDKPTHGLFVAYAPYDKPEVAVAGIIEYAGHGGSSAGLVVRDLLAEYFKIDRNQIPQGGVSEE; this is translated from the coding sequence GTTTACAACCCTTTCGGAGCAGAACAGAATCAGGCCGGTTACCATTCCTGCGAAGAGAGGAGAAGTTTTTGACAGTACTGGGAAGGTTATTCTTGCTAAAGACCGTCCGGTATACAGTGTGTCCGTAAGCTGGCTTGGCATCCAAGACCAGGACCTTGATAAGGTTGCGGCTACCCTGGCGTCAATTCTGGCAATTGATGAAAACGAAATTAAGGAAAAAATCAAAGACCCCGGCATTAGGAAGTTTGAACCCATTAGAATTGCTAAAGACGTACCTTTGGAGGTAGTGACAAAAATTGAGGAAAACAGGGCAGACCTGCCTGGTGTGGAAATTGCCGTAGAACCGATGCGGGAATATGTTTATCAGGATTTTATGCCACATATTCTCGGGTACGTAAGGGAGATTACCGAGAAACAGCTGGAAAGGCATAAGGATGATGGCTACAGCATGGGGGACAGGTATGGTCAGGCGGGGCTTGAGAATATGTATGAGGAGTTTCTGCGGGGGCAGGACGGCAACCTTCTGGTTGAAGTTGATAAGTCCCAGCATCCGGTCAGGGAGCTTGCCAAAGAACAGCCTATACCGGGTAATAATCTTGTTTTAAATATAGATTACAGGCTGCAGAAAACTGCTGAAGAGTCCATGGACCGGACCATGGCTTCTCTGCAGCAGAATGGATACCCGGATGCCAGGGCTGGAGCAGTTGTTATGGTTGACGTGAACTCGGGAAAGGTACTGGCTATGGCCAGTAAACCAGGTTTTGACCCCAATTTGTTTAATGGGAAAATTACTCCTGAGCAGAGTGAGGCTCTGTTTGGAGGTAAAGAAACCAACCCGTTTCCGGCCTTTAATAACAGGGCCATGATGGGTTATCCGCCCGGCTCCACCTTTAAAATGATTACCGCTGCGGCAGTTCTGGAGTCTGGTAAGGCTACTATTCACGATACCTATTTTGACCCTGGCTCAGTTCGCTTGTTTGGCCGTTCATACGGGTGCTGGAAGCCTTCAGGTCATGGTACGGTTAACCTGGTTAAGGCAATCCAGACTTCCTGTAATGTCTACTTTTACCAGATGGGGCTGAGAGCGGGTGTTGAAAATCTGACCAAATATGTGCGGGAATTCGGTCTGGGTCAGAAGACCGGGATTGACCTGCCTAATGAGGCTTCAGGGCTGATACCGAGTAAGGAATGGAAAAGGGAACTTAATGAGCCTTCACTGCAGAAGAAGTATGAAGAGATGTACCAGGAGATCGAAGATAAGTATGCCGAGAAGATTGGCAATGCTAAATCTGAGAGTGAAAAGAAACGGCTGCTCAGACAAAAGGAGAATGAGCTCAAGTGGAAAAAGAAGGAGTATGATAATGAGGCACACTGGTCTGTTGAATGGCGTGAATATGAAACCATCATCATGTCAATTGGTCAGGGCTATAACCTTTATACTCCCCTCCAGCTTGCCAACTATGTTGCCGCAATAGCCAACGGCGGTATCAGATATCAGCCTTATTTAGTGGACAGTGTTGTTGACTACAAGGGTGATATTGTCAAAAAATATGACAAAAAGGAAGTCGGTAAAGTTGATGTCAGTCCTGAAACACTGGCTGCTATCAGACGCGGCATGAGGGCGGTTGCTGAGCCTGGAGGTACCGCTTACGGTATTTTCAGGGAGTTTCCCGTCGAAGTTGCCGGAAAAACAGGGTCTGCACAGACCGGAAAAGACAAAAACGGAAAAGACAAACCTACTCACGGACTTTTTGTCGCCTATGCTCCTTACGACAAACCAGAGGTTGCGGTAGCAGGTATTATCGAATATGCCGGACATGGCGGCAGTTCAGCAGGTTTAGTTGTCAGGGACCTCCTGGCAGAGTATTTCAAAATTGACAGAAATCAGATCCCCCAGGGTGGGGTTTCCGAAGAATAA
- the minD gene encoding septum site-determining protein MinD produces the protein MGEVIVITSGKGGVGKTTTTANIGTGLAALGHKVVLVDTDIGLRNLDVVLGLENRIVYDIVDVTHGNCRLKQALIKDKRFEGLHLLPAAQTKDKTAVTPDQIRELCAQLKKEFDFVIIDCPAGIEQGFKNAIAGAEKAIVVTTPEVSAVRDADRIIGLLEAAELHNPKLIVNRLRPLMVKRGDMMSIDDIIDILAIDLLGVVPEDETIVITTNKGEPAVLDSNSHAGQAYRNMARRITGEDVPLMDLQAETGIMHKLKKLIGFK, from the coding sequence ATGGGAGAAGTCATTGTAATAACCTCTGGAAAAGGAGGGGTTGGCAAAACCACCACTACGGCTAATATTGGAACCGGACTGGCAGCTTTGGGTCATAAGGTAGTCTTGGTGGATACGGATATAGGTTTACGGAATCTGGATGTTGTTTTAGGGTTGGAAAACAGGATAGTTTATGATATTGTTGACGTGACTCACGGGAACTGCAGGTTAAAACAGGCCCTGATCAAAGATAAGCGCTTTGAAGGACTGCACCTTCTGCCTGCCGCTCAGACTAAGGATAAGACCGCGGTGACTCCTGACCAGATTCGTGAACTATGTGCCCAGCTAAAAAAAGAGTTTGATTTTGTAATTATTGATTGTCCTGCTGGAATTGAACAGGGTTTTAAAAACGCCATCGCCGGCGCCGAGAAGGCTATCGTGGTTACTACCCCGGAAGTATCGGCTGTCCGTGATGCCGACAGGATTATCGGCTTATTGGAAGCGGCTGAATTACACAACCCGAAGCTTATTGTTAACCGGCTCAGGCCTCTCATGGTTAAAAGAGGAGACATGATGAGCATTGATGATATTATCGACATCCTGGCTATTGACCTCCTGGGAGTCGTCCCTGAAGATGAAACGATTGTCATTACTACTAATAAAGGTGAACCGGCTGTTCTCGATAGCAATTCCCACGCTGGACAGGCTTATCGAAATATGGCAAGAAGAATAACCGGTGAAGATGTACCCTTAATGGACCTGCAAGCAGAAACAGGAATTATGCACAAGCTCAAAAAGCTTATCGGATTTAAGTAA
- the rodA gene encoding rod shape-determining protein RodA gives MIDRRAIRNFDFTLLITIILIVVYGLIILSSATHATMTRGGDADIYVKKQALSFVLGLIGIGIILKIDYTRFTKYAKFIYAMNVLLLVFVKFFGEEQKGAQSWISVGSFNLQPSEFAKIAMIITFAVYLAGKEGKLNKFRDLIPTFIFFGVPMMLIILQPDLGTGLVFVGIYFGMMFVAGAKPSHLLILVLIGSLLVGGILTAQLVFGFDKPLKDYQLDRLTIFVDPYKDPKDAGYHVIQSMVSLGSGGLWGKGLYQGTQTRLNFLPEQKNDFIFSVVGEELGFVGVIALLALFYMFVFRGIRIAMKSKDMLGTLLATGIVSMIVFHLLVNIGMAAGIMPITGIPLPFFSYGGSSMLANMLGVGILLDVFLRRQVLTF, from the coding sequence TTGATTGACCGCAGAGCGATAAGAAACTTTGATTTTACTCTCCTCATTACCATAATACTGATTGTTGTTTATGGATTGATTATTTTGAGCAGTGCGACACATGCTACTATGACCAGGGGCGGAGATGCCGATATATATGTGAAAAAACAGGCCCTGTCGTTTGTTCTGGGGTTGATTGGAATTGGTATTATCCTTAAAATAGACTATACGCGATTTACCAAGTATGCCAAGTTTATCTATGCTATGAATGTTTTGCTGCTCGTGTTTGTGAAGTTTTTCGGAGAGGAACAAAAAGGCGCCCAGTCCTGGATATCTGTTGGGTCTTTTAACCTCCAGCCTTCAGAATTTGCTAAAATTGCGATGATAATTACCTTTGCGGTGTACCTGGCAGGTAAAGAGGGAAAACTGAACAAGTTTCGCGACCTTATCCCTACCTTTATCTTTTTTGGTGTTCCCATGATGCTGATTATTCTACAACCTGACCTGGGTACCGGGTTGGTTTTTGTTGGGATTTATTTTGGGATGATGTTTGTGGCCGGAGCCAAGCCTTCACACCTGCTTATTCTGGTGTTGATCGGTTCCCTGCTGGTGGGCGGTATCCTTACGGCACAACTTGTATTTGGTTTTGATAAACCCTTGAAAGACTACCAACTTGATCGCCTGACAATTTTTGTGGACCCGTACAAAGACCCCAAGGATGCCGGTTATCACGTTATCCAGTCAATGGTATCCCTTGGTTCCGGAGGCTTATGGGGCAAAGGCCTTTATCAGGGGACACAGACCAGGCTCAATTTCCTTCCCGAACAGAAAAATGACTTTATTTTTTCCGTAGTCGGAGAAGAACTGGGCTTTGTAGGTGTTATAGCGCTCCTGGCTCTGTTTTATATGTTTGTTTTCCGAGGTATCCGGATTGCCATGAAATCAAAAGACATGCTGGGAACCCTGCTGGCAACCGGCATTGTTTCCATGATTGTATTCCACCTTCTGGTCAACATTGGTATGGCGGCTGGAATTATGCCGATAACAGGTATCCCTCTGCCTTTTTTCAGTTATGGGGGCAGCTCTATGCTGGCTAATATGCTGGGTGTCGGAATATTATTGGATGTTTTTCTCAGACGGCAGGTGCTCACGTTTTGA
- the minC gene encoding septum site-determining protein MinC — translation MLENRGPWQEAFADDNTILIQRTVRSGQSIRFDGNVVVMGDVNPGSEIVASGNIVVMGALRGVVHAGALGNETATVAAFKLQPTQLRIANHITRAPDGDYLTPEYPEIARIKDGVVVIEVYQMGQDRQTKIG, via the coding sequence GTGTTGGAAAACAGGGGCCCGTGGCAGGAGGCTTTTGCTGATGATAACACAATTCTGATACAAAGGACCGTAAGGTCCGGCCAGAGTATCCGGTTTGATGGCAATGTAGTTGTAATGGGAGATGTTAACCCGGGCTCAGAAATAGTTGCCTCGGGAAATATTGTGGTCATGGGTGCATTGCGTGGCGTAGTTCATGCAGGGGCATTGGGGAATGAAACTGCGACTGTTGCGGCATTTAAGCTTCAGCCGACACAGCTGCGGATAGCAAATCATATTACCAGAGCGCCTGACGGTGATTACTTAACGCCGGAGTATCCGGAAATAGCCAGAATAAAAGACGGTGTTGTAGTGATTGAAGTATATCAGATGGGACAGGACAGGCAAACAAAAATTGGCTAA